A genomic stretch from Cloacibacterium caeni includes:
- a CDS encoding alpha-ketoglutarate-dependent dioxygenase AlkB family protein: protein MNNLLPKDGTVHYYGKIFTEEQSAIYYVKLLNEINWQHDVVKIFGKEIVTKRKVAFLGDEGISYKYSGKNKIAENWLKFILEIKYTVEQISGEKFNACLLNYYHNGSEAMSWHSDNEKEILKHSAIASVSFGAERKFGFKHNFSKEEISLMLENGSLLIMKDETQIYWKHKLYTNAKITEPRVNLTFRTILND from the coding sequence ATGAATAATCTTTTACCAAAAGACGGCACTGTACATTATTATGGAAAAATCTTCACAGAGGAACAAAGTGCAATATATTATGTTAAATTGCTGAATGAAATCAATTGGCAACATGATGTAGTTAAAATTTTTGGAAAAGAGATTGTCACCAAAAGAAAAGTTGCTTTTTTAGGAGATGAAGGAATTTCTTATAAATATTCTGGTAAAAATAAAATCGCTGAGAATTGGCTAAAATTTATTTTAGAAATAAAATATACGGTGGAACAAATCTCAGGCGAAAAATTTAATGCGTGTTTATTGAACTATTATCACAATGGCTCTGAAGCGATGAGTTGGCATTCTGATAACGAAAAAGAAATTCTCAAACATTCTGCAATTGCGTCTGTAAGTTTCGGAGCGGAAAGAAAATTTGGTTTTAAACATAATTTTAGCAAAGAAGAAATTTCTCTAATGCTAGAGAATGGCTCATTACTCATCATGAAAGATGAAACTCAAATCTATTGGAAACACAAGCTTTACACGAATGCTAAAATTACTGAGCCAAGAGTAAATTTGACATTCAGAACAATTTTAAACGATTAA
- a CDS encoding acyl-CoA dehydrogenase family protein, producing the protein MSYYPLNTIPDYYGIDDLLTEEHILIRNSVRDWVQSFIMPQIDDAAQHHKDISNLMKELGAIGALGPYIPEEYGGAGLDQISYGLIMQELERGDSAVRSAASVQSSLVMFPIFEFGSKEQKRKYLPKLASGEFIGAFGLTEPNHGSNPGGMETHYKDMGDHYLLNGAKMWITNAPLCDIAVVWAKGEDGKVRGMIVERGYEGFTTPETTNKWSLRASKTGELVFNNVRVPKENLLPNVEGLKGPLSCLNSARYGISWGVIGAAIDCYCTAVQYSKERTQFGKPIASFQLQQKKLAEFLTEITKAQLLCWRLGTLKNDHKATPAQISMAKRNNVRMAINIARESRQILGGMGIMGEFPMMRHAANLESVITYEGTEDVHLLITGLDITGINAFS; encoded by the coding sequence ATGTCATACTATCCTTTAAATACTATTCCAGATTATTATGGAATTGATGATTTACTTACAGAAGAACATATATTAATCAGAAACTCTGTAAGAGATTGGGTTCAGTCATTTATTATGCCTCAAATTGATGATGCAGCACAACATCATAAAGACATTTCTAATCTCATGAAAGAATTAGGAGCAATTGGTGCTCTTGGTCCTTATATTCCAGAAGAATATGGAGGTGCTGGTTTAGACCAAATTTCTTACGGATTAATTATGCAAGAGTTAGAACGTGGAGATTCTGCCGTTCGTTCTGCAGCTTCTGTACAGAGTTCTTTGGTTATGTTTCCTATTTTTGAGTTTGGTTCAAAAGAACAAAAGCGCAAATATCTTCCAAAATTAGCTTCTGGTGAATTTATCGGTGCATTTGGTTTAACAGAACCAAATCACGGTTCAAATCCAGGAGGAATGGAAACGCATTACAAAGATATGGGTGATCATTATTTGCTTAACGGTGCTAAAATGTGGATTACCAATGCTCCACTTTGTGATATTGCTGTAGTTTGGGCAAAAGGTGAAGACGGAAAAGTTCGCGGAATGATTGTAGAACGTGGTTACGAAGGTTTTACCACTCCAGAAACCACCAATAAATGGTCATTAAGAGCTTCTAAAACTGGTGAATTGGTTTTTAATAACGTTAGAGTTCCTAAAGAAAATCTATTACCAAATGTAGAAGGTCTTAAAGGTCCACTTTCTTGTTTAAATTCAGCACGTTACGGGATTTCTTGGGGAGTAATTGGCGCAGCAATTGATTGTTATTGCACTGCTGTTCAGTACTCTAAAGAAAGAACACAGTTCGGAAAACCAATTGCAAGTTTCCAACTTCAACAGAAAAAATTAGCCGAATTTTTAACAGAAATTACAAAAGCACAATTGCTTTGTTGGAGATTAGGAACCTTGAAAAATGACCACAAAGCTACTCCAGCTCAAATTTCTATGGCAAAGAGAAATAATGTGAGAATGGCAATTAACATAGCAAGAGAATCTCGTCAAATTCTTGGCGGAATGGGAATTATGGGAGAATTCCCAATGATGCGTCACGCTGCCAACTTAGAATCTGTCATCACTTATGAAGGTACAGAAGACGTTCACTTGCTCATCACAGGTCTTGATATCACAGGAATCAACGCATTTTCATAA
- a CDS encoding alpha/beta hydrolase family protein, which translates to MRSIKISVLFLALSICGFAQENLTYQKPSAEILQLADFQRTPSVSMNSKKDWMVFSYRPTYKTLDDLNQEEMKLAGLRVNPVTNISSSVTYISNLKVRKFNEKQETQVIGLPQNPKMTNLSWSPDEKKLAFTNTTEKGVELWILNLETRTAKKISSDNLNANLGSPFVWLKNSKELIVRKLPANRPALLNEKKNLPTGPIVSNADGKVSQNRTYQDLLKNPMDESNFETLTRAELVKMNLDGAETPYKSADIYAGIQLSPDGNYLMISTIKKPFSYIVPLSRFPMTAQVFDLQGNLVKTVNDVPLNEIMPKGFSSVRTGKRNMSWRADKPASLYFVEALDGGDQSKKAEFRDEVFTWDAPFSAEPKSLMKTKQRFAGIQFGNEENAVVMDSWYDTRSQKTYFLNPKTGENKEIAERNYQDVYADPGNFQTDKNEFGQYVISIKNGKAHLIGDGFTKDGQFPFIDEFDFKNFQTKRLYTSKTPNVKEDIIDIIDANKGTVLVTQQSKNQYPNYFVRNIKNNKAEAVTQFSNPFASISTIHKEVIKYKRNDGVELKGTLYLPANYDFKKKPKLPLLVWAYPEEFKDKATAGQNTANPNEFTFPSYGSFIYWVTKGYAVLDDASFPIIGEGTTEPNDTFIPQLVANGKAAIDAVDQLGYIDRNRVAVGGHSYGAFMTANLLTHSNDFACGIARSGAYNRTLTPFGFQSEQRNYWDVPEIYNGMSPFMNANKMKKPMLLVHGEADNNPGTFTLQTERYFQALKNLGAPVRMVILPKESHGYVAKENILHLLWEQDQFLEKCLKK; encoded by the coding sequence ATGAGATCTATCAAAATTTCTGTTTTATTCCTCGCTTTATCCATTTGTGGATTCGCGCAAGAAAATTTAACCTACCAAAAACCTTCCGCCGAAATTCTTCAACTCGCTGATTTCCAAAGAACACCTTCTGTTTCTATGAACAGCAAAAAAGACTGGATGGTTTTTTCTTACAGACCTACTTATAAAACGTTAGACGACCTTAACCAAGAAGAAATGAAATTGGCAGGTTTGCGTGTAAATCCTGTAACCAATATTTCGAGTTCTGTTACGTATATTAGTAATTTAAAGGTTAGAAAATTCAACGAAAAGCAAGAAACACAAGTAATTGGATTACCTCAAAATCCTAAAATGACCAATCTTTCTTGGTCTCCCGATGAAAAAAAATTAGCGTTTACCAATACTACAGAAAAAGGAGTAGAACTTTGGATTTTAAATTTAGAAACCAGAACCGCAAAAAAAATCTCAAGTGATAATCTTAATGCCAATTTAGGTTCTCCGTTTGTTTGGCTGAAAAATTCTAAGGAATTAATCGTGAGAAAACTTCCAGCAAATAGACCAGCCCTTTTAAATGAAAAGAAAAATCTTCCAACTGGACCAATTGTTTCTAATGCAGACGGAAAAGTTTCACAAAACAGAACGTATCAGGATTTGTTAAAAAATCCTATGGATGAATCCAATTTCGAGACTTTAACCAGAGCAGAATTGGTAAAAATGAATCTTGATGGAGCAGAAACTCCTTATAAATCTGCTGATATTTATGCAGGAATTCAACTTTCACCAGACGGAAATTATTTGATGATTTCTACCATCAAAAAACCATTTTCTTATATCGTTCCGCTTTCTAGATTTCCTATGACTGCTCAAGTTTTTGATTTACAAGGAAATTTAGTAAAAACCGTAAATGATGTTCCATTGAATGAAATTATGCCAAAAGGTTTTTCATCAGTTAGAACAGGAAAAAGAAATATGTCTTGGAGAGCAGACAAACCTGCAAGTTTATATTTTGTAGAAGCTTTAGATGGTGGTGACCAAAGCAAAAAAGCAGAATTCAGAGATGAAGTTTTTACTTGGGATGCACCTTTTTCGGCTGAACCTAAATCTTTGATGAAAACCAAACAAAGATTTGCAGGAATTCAATTCGGGAATGAAGAAAACGCTGTAGTAATGGATTCTTGGTATGATACTCGTTCACAAAAAACGTATTTCCTTAATCCAAAAACAGGAGAAAATAAAGAAATTGCAGAAAGAAATTATCAAGATGTTTATGCAGATCCAGGAAATTTCCAAACCGATAAAAATGAATTCGGACAATACGTAATTTCCATCAAAAACGGAAAAGCACACTTAATTGGTGATGGTTTTACCAAGGATGGTCAGTTTCCTTTTATTGACGAATTTGATTTTAAAAACTTCCAAACTAAGAGATTATATACTTCTAAAACACCAAATGTAAAAGAAGATATTATTGACATTATTGATGCCAATAAAGGAACGGTTTTAGTAACTCAACAGTCTAAAAATCAGTATCCTAATTATTTTGTTAGAAATATTAAAAACAACAAAGCAGAAGCGGTAACGCAATTTTCAAATCCTTTTGCGAGTATTTCTACTATTCATAAAGAAGTCATCAAATATAAGAGAAATGATGGAGTAGAACTGAAAGGAACACTTTATCTACCAGCAAATTACGATTTCAAAAAGAAACCAAAATTGCCACTTTTAGTTTGGGCGTATCCAGAAGAATTTAAGGATAAAGCAACAGCTGGACAAAACACTGCAAACCCGAACGAATTTACTTTCCCAAGTTATGGTTCGTTTATTTATTGGGTGACTAAAGGTTATGCGGTTTTAGATGATGCGAGTTTTCCAATTATTGGTGAAGGAACTACAGAACCGAATGATACTTTTATTCCGCAATTGGTTGCCAATGGAAAAGCGGCAATTGATGCTGTTGATCAATTAGGCTATATCGATAGAAATAGAGTAGCAGTGGGTGGCCATTCTTACGGTGCATTTATGACCGCAAATTTATTAACTCATTCTAACGATTTTGCTTGTGGAATTGCCCGAAGTGGCGCTTATAACAGAACTTTGACACCTTTTGGCTTCCAAAGTGAACAGCGTAATTATTGGGATGTTCCTGAAATCTACAACGGAATGTCACCATTTATGAATGCTAATAAAATGAAAAAACCAATGCTTTTAGTTCATGGTGAAGCAGATAACAATCCTGGAACGTTTACATTGCAAACAGAGCGTTATTTCCAAGCGTTGAAAAACTTAGGAGCACCTGTAAGAATGGTGATTTTACCGAAAGAATCTCACGGTTATGTTGCTAAGGAAAACATTTTACATTTGCTTTGGGAACAAGACCAATTCTTAGAAAAATGTTTGAAAAAATAA